The following are encoded in a window of Mycobacterium decipiens genomic DNA:
- a CDS encoding HAD family hydrolase has product MSTHAIVFDRDGVLTRFDWAGAREVLLRITHLPLEELGDRWQAWLNGRALDDALDESEQIRAFLSNVARDLELGRQAHDELLRLDYASFAQGYPDARPALEEARRRGLKVGVLTNNSMLVSPRRMLASAALDDLVDVALSSQMIGAAKPDPQAYRAIAQALGVATTSCLFFDNIATWVEGARRTGMRAYLVDRSGEPRDGVVRDLSRLDAILAQEAV; this is encoded by the coding sequence GTGAGCACCCACGCGATTGTTTTTGACCGCGATGGCGTGCTCACCAGGTTCGATTGGGCCGGTGCGCGGGAGGTGCTCCTGCGCATCACGCACCTGCCGTTGGAAGAGCTAGGCGACCGCTGGCAAGCTTGGCTCAACGGGCGGGCCCTCGACGACGCGCTCGACGAAAGCGAGCAAATTCGCGCGTTTTTGTCGAACGTCGCGCGCGACCTTGAACTCGGCCGCCAGGCACATGACGAGCTACTGCGGCTGGATTACGCGTCGTTCGCACAAGGGTACCCAGATGCACGGCCAGCGCTTGAAGAAGCGCGGCGCCGCGGCCTGAAGGTCGGCGTCCTGACAAACAACAGCATGTTGGTGAGCCCCCGCCGCATGCTTGCGAGCGCCGCGCTGGACGACCTCGTCGACGTCGCGCTGAGTTCGCAGATGATCGGGGCCGCCAAGCCCGACCCACAGGCATATCGAGCGATCGCACAGGCCCTCGGCGTCGCGACGACATCGTGCCTGTTCTTCGACAACATCGCCACGTGGGTCGAGGGCGCGCGACGAACCGGCATGCGCGCATACCTGGTGGACCGCTCCGGGGAACCTCGGGACGGCGTCGTCCGCGATTTGTCGAGGCTTGATGCGATCCTCGCTCAGGAAGCGGTGTGA
- a CDS encoding DUF899 domain-containing protein — MKTPPIVSAQEWAIAHQQLLVKEKELTRARDALAAMRRRMPWLAVDKEYEFGGPEGNVNLPGLFGGRRQLIVYRAFFEPGVHGWPDHACRGCSMVADHVGHLAHLHARDTTLVFASRAPQADIERLKKRMGWQIPWYTIIDSFDADFGVDEWHGTNVFIRVGDRVFRSYFVNNRGDEALGTTWSFLDITALGRQEDWEDSPEGYPQTRPYEWWNWHDEYGLREPSRWFGEPDPNDPNDPRPPGSN, encoded by the coding sequence ATGAAGACACCCCCAATCGTGTCGGCCCAGGAGTGGGCAATCGCACATCAGCAACTATTGGTGAAGGAGAAGGAACTGACCCGGGCCCGTGACGCGCTGGCGGCCATGCGGCGGCGGATGCCGTGGCTTGCCGTGGACAAGGAGTACGAGTTCGGCGGGCCCGAGGGCAACGTGAACCTACCGGGTCTGTTCGGTGGCCGGCGTCAGCTGATTGTCTACCGGGCCTTCTTCGAGCCCGGTGTGCATGGCTGGCCCGACCATGCCTGCCGGGGCTGTTCCATGGTCGCCGACCACGTCGGCCACCTTGCTCATCTGCACGCGCGCGACACCACGCTGGTGTTCGCCTCCCGCGCGCCGCAGGCCGACATCGAGCGCCTCAAGAAGCGGATGGGCTGGCAGATTCCGTGGTACACGATCATCGACAGCTTCGACGCCGACTTCGGCGTGGATGAATGGCACGGCACCAACGTGTTCATCCGCGTGGGTGACCGCGTGTTTCGCAGCTACTTCGTGAACAACCGCGGCGACGAGGCGCTGGGAACCACCTGGAGCTTCCTGGACATCACGGCGCTGGGGCGTCAAGAGGACTGGGAGGACTCGCCGGAAGGCTACCCGCAGACCCGGCCCTACGAGTGGTGGAACTGGCACGACGAATACGGTCTGCGCGAACCGTCCCGCTGGTTCGGTGAGCCCGACCCAAACGATCCCAATGACCCACGCCCGCCGGGTAGCAACTAG
- a CDS encoding PE family protein has protein sequence MSFVIAAPDMVAAAATDLASIRAALSAANTAAAAPTTAVLAAGADEVSAVIAALFDVHAQAYQALSVQALAFHDQFVRALNAGAGSYAGAEAANASPLTAVWLAQQDILNAVNAPTQALLGRPLIGDGANGAPNTGQDGGPGGLLYGNGGNGGSGGVDQAGGNGGAAGLIGNGGAGGVGGPGAVGGAGGTGGAGGLLCGNGGPGGAGGIGTTADGGTGGAGGNAIGLFGNGGAGGTGGIGGQGGIGNGGNAGNGGSAGVFGEGGDGGAGGIGSAHGGLGGLGGNGRFIGSGGAGGAGGHGASGDGGNAGNGGVAGVFGAGGAGGTGGLGNANAGQAGSGGNAGFFGNGGAGGNGQLGSGAISSPGGIGGSGGFIVGNGGPGGMGGPGSAPGNGGRGGDAIGLFGQGGNGGAGGAALGAPVAGGIGGDGGTGGLIGDGGTGGGAGASDAVATAGGAGGNARLIGNGGDGGPGMFGGLGGAGGRGGTVFGFAGTPGPS, from the coding sequence ATGTCATTCGTGATCGCGGCGCCGGACATGGTGGCCGCGGCGGCGACGGATCTGGCGAGCATCCGTGCGGCGCTCAGCGCGGCCAACACGGCAGCGGCGGCCCCGACCACGGCCGTCTTGGCCGCGGGTGCCGATGAGGTATCGGCGGTGATCGCGGCACTATTCGATGTGCACGCCCAGGCGTATCAGGCGCTGAGTGTCCAGGCGCTGGCGTTTCACGACCAATTTGTGCGGGCGCTGAACGCGGGTGCGGGCTCCTATGCGGGCGCGGAGGCAGCCAACGCGTCGCCGCTTACGGCGGTGTGGCTGGCGCAGCAGGACATCCTCAACGCGGTCAACGCTCCCACCCAGGCACTGCTGGGTCGGCCACTCATCGGTGACGGCGCCAACGGGGCACCGAACACGGGGCAGGACGGCGGGCCGGGCGGGTTGCTGTATGGCAACGGCGGTAACGGCGGATCCGGTGGGGTGGACCAGGCCGGTGGTAACGGCGGGGCGGCCGGCCTGATCGGGAACGGCGGGGCCGGAGGTGTTGGCGGGCCGGGCGCGGTGGGTGGTGCGGGCGGGACGGGCGGCGCCGGCGGGCTGCTGTGCGGCAACGGCGGGCCGGGTGGGGCCGGTGGCATTGGTACCACCGCCGACGGCGGGACCGGCGGTGCTGGGGGCAATGCCATCGGCCTGTTCGGCAACGGGGGTGCGGGAGGGACCGGGGGGATCGGCGGGCAGGGCGGCATCGGCAACGGCGGCAACGCTGGTAACGGCGGCAGTGCCGGGGTGTTCGGCGAGGGTGGGGACGGGGGTGCCGGGGGTATCGGCAGCGCGCACGGCGGGCTGGGCGGTCTCGGTGGCAACGGCAGGTTCATCGGTAGCGGCGGGGCCGGCGGGGCCGGCGGCCACGGCGCTAGCGGAGACGGCGGAAATGCCGGCAACGGCGGCGTGGCCGGTGTGTTCGGCGCCGGCGGTGCCGGCGGCACCGGCGGACTCGGCAATGCCAACGCCGGGCAGGCGGGTAGTGGCGGCAACGCCGGGTTCTTCGGAAACGGCGGTGCCGGCGGCAATGGACAGCTCGGCAGCGGCGCGATCTCCTCACCGGGCGGTATCGGCGGTAGCGGTGGCTTCATCGTCGGCAACGGCGGCCCCGGTGGGATGGGCGGGCCGGGTTCGGCGCCCGGCAATGGCGGGAGGGGCGGCGACGCTATCGGGCTGTTCGGCCAGGGTGGCAACGGCGGTGCCGGAGGTGCCGCGCTCGGGGCTCCTGTCGCCGGTGGTATCGGAGGCGACGGCGGTACCGGCGGACTGATCGGCGATGGCGGCACCGGTGGCGGTGCGGGCGCGAGTGACGCCGTCGCGACGGCCGGCGGCGCCGGCGGCAACGCCCGGTTGATCGGCAACGGCGGCGACGGCGGCCCGGGCATGTTCGGCGGACTTGGTGGCGCCGGTGGCAGGGGCGGCACGGTGTTCGGCTTCGCCGGAACCCCCGGGCCGAGCTAG
- a CDS encoding cation-translocating P-type ATPase: MKIPGIASVLGGVTDGVAQVVRVGAQTAVGGASRLRGSAADAVQTLASPVLDLTGPVVQSVAQTTGRAIGLGGSDNGSPDGITPPVRWHSKRRVHFDLDPLLPFPRWHEHAAVVEEPVRRIPGVGEAHVEGSLGRLVVELDDGADSDIVLDEVCDVVSAVAADIFLAGSVSSPTSAPFADPGNPLAILVPLTAAAMDLVAISAAVTGWVARLPAAPQTTRALAALINHQPRMVSLLESRLGRVGTDIALAATTAAANGLTQAVGTPLLDLVQRGLQISEATAHRRVWQHREPALASPKRPQAPVVPIISSAGAKSQQPRHSWAAAAAGEASHVVVGGSIDAAIDTAKGSMAGPVEEYVNQAANGSLIAAASALVAGGGTEDAAGAILAGVPRAAHMGRQAFAAVLGRGLADTGQLVLDPGALRRLDRVRVVVIDGAALRGDNRAVLHAQGDEPGWDDDRVYEVADALLHGEQAPEPDPDELPATGARLRWVPAQGPSATPAQGLEHADLIVDGHRVGSVDVGWEVDPYAIPLLQTAHRTGARVVLRHVSGTEDLSASVGSTHPPGTPLLGLVRDLRTDRGPVLLITALHRDFASTDTLAALAIADVGVALDDPRAATPWTADIITGTDLAAAVRILSALPVARAASQSAVHLAQGGTTLAGLLLVTGEQDRSNNPASFRRWLSPVNAAAATALLSGTWSAARVLRMPDPTPQPLTAWHALDPEIVYSRLTGGSLPLAVEPGIPAWRRFLDDLSYEPVVAPLRGPAQTLGQLAVATRHELADPLTPILAVGAAASAIVGSNIDALLVAGVMTVNAITGGVQRLRAEAAAAELFAEQDQLVRRVVVPAVATTRRRLEAARHATRTATVSAKSLRVGDVIDLAAPEVVPADARLLVAEDLEVDESFLTGESLPVDKQVEPVAVNDPDRASMLFEGSTIVAGHARAIVVATGVGTAAYRAISAVADVETAAGVQARLRELTSKVLPLTLAGGAAVTALALLRRASLRQAVADGVAIAVAAVPEGLPLVATLSQLAAAQRLTAHGALVRSPRTIEALGRVDTICFDKTGTLTENRLRVVCAVPRTTAPDSDPLPEITDARSADVLRAAARASTQPHNGEGHAHATDEAILTAASSLASSLSSQSDSEWTVLAEVPFESSRGYAAGIGRVGADGTPMLMLKGAPETILPRCRFADPDTEQQHAESLVHNLAEQGLRVLAVAQRTWENGTTDDDETDADAVEAAAHDLELIGYVGLADTARPSSRPLIEALVDAERNVVLITGDHPVTARAIARQLGLPADARVVTGAELALLDEEAHAKLAADVQVFARVSPEQKVQIVAALQRCGRVTAMVGDGANDAAAIRMADVGIGVSGRGSSAARGAADIVLTDDDLGVLIDALVEGRSMWAGVRDAVTILVGGNVGEVLFTIIGTAFGAGRAPVGTRQLLLVNLLTDMFPALAVAVTSQFAEPDEAEYETDEASEQAQRAHRRAVLTGPTPSLDAPLMRQIVNRGVVTAAGATAAWTIGRWTPGTERRTATMGLTALVTTQLAQTLLARRHSPLVIATALGSAGVLVGIIQTPVISHFFGCTPLGPVAWTGVFSATAGATAVSALAPKWLAYTVGVVAPDEQSEEQSDELEDPDTP; encoded by the coding sequence GTGAAGATTCCCGGTATAGCCAGCGTCCTCGGTGGCGTGACCGACGGAGTTGCACAGGTGGTGCGCGTCGGCGCACAAACTGCGGTTGGGGGTGCCTCCCGCTTGCGGGGGAGCGCGGCGGACGCGGTGCAAACGCTGGCCAGCCCGGTGCTGGACCTGACCGGCCCGGTGGTGCAGTCGGTGGCGCAAACGACCGGTCGGGCAATCGGGTTAGGCGGTTCCGACAACGGCTCGCCGGACGGAATCACGCCGCCGGTGCGTTGGCACAGCAAGCGGCGAGTGCATTTCGACCTGGATCCGCTCCTTCCATTCCCTCGCTGGCACGAGCACGCGGCGGTGGTCGAGGAACCGGTCCGCAGGATTCCCGGCGTCGGCGAGGCTCACGTCGAGGGCTCGTTGGGTCGGCTGGTGGTCGAACTCGACGACGGTGCGGACAGCGACATTGTCTTGGACGAGGTGTGTGATGTGGTTTCCGCGGTGGCCGCCGACATATTCCTAGCCGGGTCGGTGTCGTCACCCACCTCGGCTCCATTCGCCGACCCGGGCAATCCCTTGGCGATCCTGGTGCCGCTGACAGCTGCGGCAATGGACCTGGTGGCGATCAGTGCCGCGGTTACCGGCTGGGTCGCCCGACTGCCTGCTGCACCGCAAACCACCCGAGCCCTGGCCGCGTTGATAAATCATCAACCGCGCATGGTGTCACTGCTGGAGTCGCGACTGGGTCGAGTGGGCACCGATATCGCGCTCGCCGCGACGACGGCGGCCGCGAACGGGCTAACCCAAGCTGTCGGCACACCGCTGCTGGATCTGGTACAACGTGGCCTGCAAATCTCCGAGGCGACGGCGCACCGTCGCGTGTGGCAACACCGCGAGCCCGCGCTGGCCTCCCCTAAGCGCCCGCAAGCTCCGGTGGTCCCCATCATCTCGTCCGCCGGGGCCAAATCGCAGCAGCCGCGCCACAGTTGGGCAGCCGCGGCGGCCGGCGAGGCTTCGCACGTCGTGGTTGGCGGATCCATCGACGCCGCAATCGACACCGCCAAAGGGTCAATGGCCGGACCGGTGGAGGAATACGTCAACCAGGCCGCAAACGGTTCGTTGATCGCCGCGGCGAGCGCGTTGGTGGCCGGCGGTGGCACCGAAGACGCGGCCGGCGCGATCCTGGCCGGGGTCCCAAGAGCTGCGCACATGGGCCGGCAGGCGTTCGCGGCGGTACTGGGTCGCGGGCTCGCCGACACCGGGCAACTTGTCCTAGACCCCGGCGCGCTGCGCCGCCTGGATCGGGTGCGGGTGGTCGTGATCGACGGCGCTGCGCTGCGCGGTGACAACCGCGCTGTCCTGCATGCACAGGGAGACGAACCCGGCTGGGACGACGACCGCGTCTACGAGGTTGCCGACGCCTTGCTGCACGGCGAGCAGGCGCCCGAACCCGACCCCGATGAACTGCCGGCAACCGGTGCACGCTTGAGATGGGTTCCGGCACAGGGGCCGTCGGCAACACCGGCTCAGGGCCTCGAACACGCCGACCTGATAGTCGATGGCCACCGCGTGGGCAGCGTCGATGTGGGATGGGAAGTCGACCCCTACGCCATCCCGCTGCTGCAGACCGCGCACCGAACCGGAGCCCGGGTGGTTTTGCGCCACGTATCCGGTACCGAAGATCTGTCGGCCAGCGTCGGTTCGACACACCCGCCTGGTACGCCGTTGCTGGGGTTGGTGCGTGACTTGCGAACGGACCGCGGACCGGTGTTGCTGATCACCGCATTGCACCGGGACTTCGCCTCCACCGACACGTTGGCCGCGCTGGCCATCGCCGACGTCGGTGTGGCTCTCGACGATCCCCGCGCGGCAACACCATGGACTGCCGACATAATTACCGGCACCGACCTCGCCGCGGCGGTGCGGATCCTGTCCGCTCTCCCGGTGGCCCGGGCGGCCAGTCAGTCCGCGGTGCACCTCGCTCAGGGGGGCACCACACTGGCCGGGCTACTGCTGGTCACCGGTGAGCAAGACAGATCCAACAACCCAGCTAGCTTCCGTCGCTGGCTCAGCCCGGTCAATGCCGCTGCCGCAACGGCTTTGCTATCCGGAACGTGGTCGGCCGCCCGGGTGCTACGGATGCCCGACCCCACCCCGCAACCGCTGACCGCCTGGCACGCGCTGGACCCCGAGATCGTCTACTCGCGGCTGACCGGCGGCTCGCTGCCCTTGGCCGTTGAGCCCGGAATCCCCGCCTGGCGGCGCTTTCTGGACGACTTGTCCTACGAACCAGTGGTGGCGCCGCTGCGCGGACCGGCCCAGACCCTGGGGCAGCTGGCGGTGGCCACCCGGCATGAACTCGCCGATCCGCTGACGCCGATCCTGGCGGTCGGCGCCGCGGCGTCGGCGATCGTCGGCAGCAATATTGACGCGCTACTAGTAGCGGGCGTGATGACCGTCAACGCGATAACCGGTGGGGTACAACGATTGCGAGCCGAGGCGGCCGCTGCCGAGCTGTTCGCCGAGCAGGACCAGTTGGTGCGCCGCGTGGTGGTCCCGGCGGTCGCGACGACCCGACGTCGACTGGAGGCGGCCCGGCACGCCACCCGAACGGCCACGGTGTCGGCGAAGTCACTGCGGGTCGGCGATGTCATCGACCTGGCCGCGCCGGAGGTGGTCCCGGCGGATGCGCGCCTGCTGGTCGCCGAGGACCTCGAGGTCGACGAGTCCTTCCTAACCGGTGAGTCGCTACCGGTGGACAAGCAGGTGGAGCCGGTCGCCGTCAACGACCCCGACCGGGCCAGCATGCTCTTCGAGGGCAGCACGATAGTCGCCGGACACGCCCGCGCGATCGTGGTGGCCACCGGGGTCGGCACCGCCGCATATCGCGCGATCTCGGCGGTCGCCGACGTCGAAACGGCGGCGGGAGTCCAGGCCCGGCTGCGCGAGCTGACCAGTAAGGTCCTGCCACTGACCCTGGCCGGCGGCGCCGCGGTGACCGCGCTGGCGTTGCTGCGCCGTGCGTCACTGCGGCAAGCGGTCGCCGACGGCGTCGCCATCGCGGTGGCCGCGGTCCCGGAGGGCCTGCCGTTGGTGGCCACCCTCTCCCAGCTTGCCGCCGCGCAGCGCCTGACGGCACACGGCGCGCTGGTGCGCTCGCCCCGCACAATCGAGGCGTTGGGCCGGGTCGACACAATATGTTTCGACAAGACCGGCACGCTCACCGAGAACCGCCTGCGCGTCGTGTGCGCGGTACCGCGCACCACCGCACCCGACTCAGATCCACTACCCGAGATCACCGATGCTCGCTCCGCCGATGTGCTACGGGCCGCGGCACGCGCGTCCACGCAACCCCACAATGGGGAAGGGCACGCGCACGCCACCGATGAGGCGATCCTCACGGCGGCTAGTTCGCTGGCCAGTTCGCTTAGTAGCCAAAGTGATTCGGAGTGGACGGTGCTGGCCGAGGTACCGTTTGAGTCCAGTCGCGGCTACGCCGCCGGGATAGGCCGGGTGGGCGCCGACGGAACACCGATGTTGATGCTCAAGGGCGCTCCGGAGACGATCCTGCCGCGCTGCCGGTTCGCCGATCCGGACACCGAGCAGCAGCATGCCGAATCTTTGGTACACAACCTCGCCGAGCAGGGCCTACGCGTTCTGGCGGTCGCGCAACGCACCTGGGAGAACGGGACCACCGATGATGACGAGACCGACGCCGATGCCGTCGAGGCCGCCGCACATGACCTCGAGCTGATCGGCTATGTCGGACTTGCGGACACGGCCCGGCCATCCTCGCGTCCGTTGATCGAAGCCCTGGTGGACGCCGAGCGCAATGTGGTGCTAATCACCGGCGATCACCCGGTCACCGCACGGGCGATCGCCCGCCAGCTGGGCCTGCCGGCGGATGCGCGGGTCGTGACTGGTGCCGAACTTGCCCTGCTGGACGAGGAGGCGCATGCCAAACTCGCCGCCGATGTGCAGGTCTTTGCCCGGGTAAGCCCGGAACAGAAGGTCCAGATTGTGGCGGCGTTGCAGCGCTGCGGGCGAGTGACCGCGATGGTCGGCGACGGCGCCAACGACGCCGCCGCTATCCGGATGGCCGACGTGGGTATCGGGGTGAGCGGTCGCGGTTCGTCGGCCGCCCGCGGGGCCGCCGACATCGTCCTAACCGACGACGACCTGGGTGTGCTGATCGATGCGCTGGTCGAGGGCCGCAGCATGTGGGCCGGTGTTCGTGATGCGGTGACAATTCTGGTCGGCGGCAATGTGGGCGAAGTGCTGTTCACCATCATCGGGACGGCGTTCGGGGCCGGACGGGCGCCGGTCGGGACTCGTCAACTGCTGCTGGTGAACCTGCTCACCGATATGTTCCCCGCGCTAGCGGTGGCCGTCACCTCGCAATTCGCCGAACCCGACGAGGCCGAGTATGAAACCGACGAAGCGTCCGAACAGGCACAGCGCGCACACCGGCGTGCGGTGCTGACCGGGCCGACGCCCTCATTGGACGCGCCGCTGATGCGTCAGATCGTCAACCGCGGTGTCGTCACCGCTGCCGGCGCAACGGCCGCCTGGACCATCGGACGCTGGACTCCAGGAACCGAACGACGCACGGCCACGATGGGTTTGACCGCGCTGGTGACGACACAGCTGGCGCAAACGCTGCTGGCGCGCCGGCACAGTCCGCTGGTCATCGCGACCGCACTGGGCAGCGCGGGGGTGTTGGTCGGCATCATCCAGACCCCGGTTATCAGTCACTTTTTCGGCTGCACACCGCTGGGACCGGTCGCCTGGACGGGCGTCTTCAGCGCCACGGCGGGAGCCACCGCGGTCTCAGCGCTGGCACCGAAGTGGTTGGCTTACACCGTCGGTGTCGTTGCGCCCGATGAACAATCCGAGGAACAATCCGACGAGTTGGAAGACCCTGACACGCCTTAG